Proteins co-encoded in one Setaria viridis chromosome 9, Setaria_viridis_v4.0, whole genome shotgun sequence genomic window:
- the LOC117838466 gene encoding serine/threonine-protein kinase EDR1 isoform X1, with protein sequence MKIPFVSKRSHRSSEAAGPSNQPPAAPQQQPPSPARTAAASASSSPPAAEEDFISQEEEYQMQLAMALSVSASVSDAGGAGDPDGEQIRKAKLMSLGRGNPGAAGDQGGGGTAESLSRQYQEYNFLDYNEKVIDGFYDICGLSAESSRQKKIPSLSELQMSIGDLGFEVIVIDHKFDNALREMKDVAQCCMDRDDIPVSVRRIAEVVAEHMGGPVIDANEMFTRWLGKSIEQRTSHQTSLLPIGRIEIGLSRHRALLFKILADSVGIPCKLVKGSHYTGVEDDAFSIIKMDNDREYLVDVMAAPGTLIPADVFNSKGTSFNSNQTGQNQVTDSITNTDNEPVALQFESNHNQLHTPSNNNWIPDNHSGHAKTTTPSVLNPCADTLSVTAGVSSVPCALVPQMQSDQPSTAGTLLKQKQDLKLLQNSQDKEECKRLFSDLNPLRDIGPGKSSVALKRPDNRNNEFQRRRENVAPVPARSQQPLVIKNWSAFNDISNNKQYNFAEGSVPRRNVINNVASSSQLAWAAAKHYNSNAVERNNRSYVAPVRNYDNGTIGTSATTAASNSGERLDKSNMGVASDYDMIGTSSANTACTYQIGKVAEKGPCDDLEKGSMYSVFDTQLSVSAQGLVLQANENKENYGKHEHQKLYPDLRKSPPDRFMGAPKQHSGAISPSQVGSSRVDIVLEDVSECEILWEDLVIGERIGLGSYGEVYHADWNGTEVAVKKFLDQDFYGDALDEFRCEVRIMRRLRHPNIVLFMGAVTRPPNLSIVSEYLPRGSLHKIIHRCEIDEKRRIKMALDVARGMNCLHTSVPTIVHRDLKSPNLLVDDNWTVKVCDFGLSRLKHSTFLSSKSTAGTPEWMAPEVLRNEQSNEKCDVYSFGVILWELATLRTPWQGMNPMQVVGAVGFQDRRLDIPKEVDPLVAKIIRDCWQKDPNLRPSFGQLTSYLKTLQRLVVPSHQEIPNPHTQQQIWVNHTP encoded by the exons ATGAAGATCCCGTTCGTGTCTAAGCGATCGCACCGGTCGAGCGAGGCCGCGGGGCCGTCGAACCagcccccggccgcgccgcagcagcagccgccgtcCCCGGCGAGGACCGCGGCtgcgtcggcgtcctcctcgcccCCCGCAGCGGAGGAGGACTTCATTTCGCAGGAGGAGGAGTACCAGATGCAGCTGGCGATGGCGCTGTCGGTGTCGGCCTCGGTGTCGGACGCCGGGGGGGCCGGGGACCCCGACGGGGAGCAGATCAGGAAGGCAAAGCTGATGAGCCTCGGCAGGGGCAATCCCGGTGCCGCCGGTGATCAGGGCGGAGGAGGCACCGCGGAGTCGCTCTCACGGCAATACCAG GAATACAACTTCCTTGATTACAATGAGAAAGTTATTGATGGATTCTATGACATATGTGGACTCTCTGCGGAGTCTTCTAGGCAGAAAAAGATTCCATCGCTTTCTGAGCTTCAGATGAGCATTGGGGATCTTGGATTTGAAGTGATAGTGATTGACCATAAGTTTGATAATGCGTTAAGGGAGATGAAGGATGTAGCACAGTGCTGCATGGACCGTGATGATATTCCAGTATCAGTGCGGCGAATAGCTGAAGTTGTTGCAGAACATATGGGTGGTCCTGTGATAGATGCAAATGAAATGTTTACTAGGTGGTTGGGCAAAAGCATTGAGCAGAGGACATCACATCAGACAAGTCTGCTGCCAATTGGCCGCATTGAGATAGGTTTATCCCGTCATCGTGCCCTGCTTTTCAAG ATCCTTGCTGATAGTGTTGGTATTCCATGCAAGCTGGTTAAAGGGAGTCATTACACTGGTGTTGAAGATGACGCTTTTAGCATCATAAAGATGGATAATGATAG ggAATATTTGGTTGATGTTATGGCTGCACCTGGCACTCTTATTCCAGCAGATGTCTTTAATTCAAAGGGCACTTCATTCAATTCCAATCAAACTGGTCAGAATCAGGTGACCGATTCAATAACTAACACAGACAATGAACCAGTTGCATTACAATTTGAGTCTAATCACAACCAGTTGCATACACCGAGCAATAACAATTGGATACCAGATAATCATTCAGGGCATGCAAAgacaactactccctctgttctgaATCCTTGTGCTGACACATTGTCAGTGACTGCTGGAGTTAGTAGTGTGCCCTGTGCATTGGTACCTCAGATGCAATCAGATCAACCATCAACTGCTGGTACGCTTTTAAAGCAGAAACAAGACTTGAAATTACTTCAAAACTCACAAGACAAGGAGGAGTGCAAAAGATTATTTTCAGATCTTAATCCTTTGAGGGATATTGGACCTGGGAAAAGTTCAGTGGCATTAAAGAGACCAGACAACAGAAACAATGAATTCCAAAGGCGTAGAGAGAACGTAGCTCCGGTCCCTGCAAGATCACAGCAGCCATTGGTGATAAAAAATTGGTCTGCTTTTAATGACATTTCCAACAACAAGCAGTATAACTTTGCTGAGGGGTCAGTTCCTCGCAGAAATGTTATCAACAATGTTGCATCATCATCTCAGCTGGCCTGGGCAGCTGCAAAGCATTACAATTCTAATGCTGTAGAACGCAACAATAGGTCATATGTGGCACCAGTTCGTAACTATGACAATGGAACAATTGGTACCTCAGCTACGACCGCAGCCTCTAACTCTGGAGAGCGCCTTGATAAGTCAAACATGGGAGTTGCTTCTGATTATGACATGATTGGTACCTCTTCTGCGAACACAGCTTGTACATATCAAATTGGGAAGGTTGCAGAAAAGGGCCCTTGTGATGATTTGGAAAAAGGTTCCATGTATTCTGTATTTGACACTCAACTTTCAGTCAGTGCACAAGGACTTGTTTTACAAGCAAATGAGAACAAGGAAAATTATGGCAAGCATGAGCACCAAAAGTTATATCCTGATCTAAGGAAGTCCCCTCCTGACAGATTCATGGGTGCACCAAAGCAGCACTCAGGGGCTATTTCTCCATCCCAAGTTGGTTCAAGCAGGGTTGACATAGTGCTGGAGGATGTATCTGAGTGTGAAATCCTCTGGGAAGATCTTGTAATTGGTGAAAGGATTGGGTTAG GTTCATATGGAGAAGTCTACCATGCTGATTGGAATGGAACT GAAGTAGCTGTAAAGAAATTCTTGGATCAGGATTTCTATGGTGATGCTCTGGATGAGTTCCGTTGCGAA GTGAGAATTATGCGTCGGCTTCGTCATCCAAATATTGTGCTCTTTATGGGTGCTGTAACACGGCCACCAAACTTATCTATTGTATCGGAATATCTTCCAAG GGGAAGCTTACATAAGATTATTCATCGTTGTGAAATTGATGAGAAGCGTAGGATTAAGATGGCCCTTGATGTG GCAAGAGGCATGAACTGCCTCCACACAAGTGTACCAACAATTGTTCACCGGGACCTAAAATCACCAAACTTACTGGTTGACGATAATTGGACTGTTAAG GTCTGTGATTTTGGACTTTCACGTTTAAAGCACAGTACATTTTTGTCTTCCAAATCCACTGCTGGAACT CCGGAGTGGATGGCACCAGAAGTACTGCGGAATGAACAATCTAACGAGAA GTGTGATGTTTACAGCTTTGGTGTCATCTTGTGGGAACTAGCAACGCTACGGACGCCATGGCAGGGAATGAACCCGATGCAAGTTGTGGGTGCAGTTGGCTTTCAGGACCGACGGCTTGATATTCCCAAGGAAGTTGATCCTCTAGTGGCAAAGATCATTCGGGACTGCTGGCAGAA GGACCCAAACTTGCGCCCTTCCTTTGGCCAATTGACGAGCTACTTGAAGActttgcaaaggctagtggttCCTTCTCATCAGGAGATACCGAACCCACATACTCAGCAACAAATATGGGTGAACCACACCCCTTGA
- the LOC117838466 gene encoding serine/threonine-protein kinase EDR1 isoform X2 — translation MMDAQHRGTVLVSSMNEYNFLDYNEKVIDGFYDICGLSAESSRQKKIPSLSELQMSIGDLGFEVIVIDHKFDNALREMKDVAQCCMDRDDIPVSVRRIAEVVAEHMGGPVIDANEMFTRWLGKSIEQRTSHQTSLLPIGRIEIGLSRHRALLFKILADSVGIPCKLVKGSHYTGVEDDAFSIIKMDNDREYLVDVMAAPGTLIPADVFNSKGTSFNSNQTGQNQVTDSITNTDNEPVALQFESNHNQLHTPSNNNWIPDNHSGHAKTTTPSVLNPCADTLSVTAGVSSVPCALVPQMQSDQPSTAGTLLKQKQDLKLLQNSQDKEECKRLFSDLNPLRDIGPGKSSVALKRPDNRNNEFQRRRENVAPVPARSQQPLVIKNWSAFNDISNNKQYNFAEGSVPRRNVINNVASSSQLAWAAAKHYNSNAVERNNRSYVAPVRNYDNGTIGTSATTAASNSGERLDKSNMGVASDYDMIGTSSANTACTYQIGKVAEKGPCDDLEKGSMYSVFDTQLSVSAQGLVLQANENKENYGKHEHQKLYPDLRKSPPDRFMGAPKQHSGAISPSQVGSSRVDIVLEDVSECEILWEDLVIGERIGLGSYGEVYHADWNGTEVAVKKFLDQDFYGDALDEFRCEVRIMRRLRHPNIVLFMGAVTRPPNLSIVSEYLPRGSLHKIIHRCEIDEKRRIKMALDVARGMNCLHTSVPTIVHRDLKSPNLLVDDNWTVKVCDFGLSRLKHSTFLSSKSTAGTPEWMAPEVLRNEQSNEKCDVYSFGVILWELATLRTPWQGMNPMQVVGAVGFQDRRLDIPKEVDPLVAKIIRDCWQKDPNLRPSFGQLTSYLKTLQRLVVPSHQEIPNPHTQQQIWVNHTP, via the exons ATGATGGATGCACAACACAGGGGCACAGTGCTTGTATCATCAATGAAT GAATACAACTTCCTTGATTACAATGAGAAAGTTATTGATGGATTCTATGACATATGTGGACTCTCTGCGGAGTCTTCTAGGCAGAAAAAGATTCCATCGCTTTCTGAGCTTCAGATGAGCATTGGGGATCTTGGATTTGAAGTGATAGTGATTGACCATAAGTTTGATAATGCGTTAAGGGAGATGAAGGATGTAGCACAGTGCTGCATGGACCGTGATGATATTCCAGTATCAGTGCGGCGAATAGCTGAAGTTGTTGCAGAACATATGGGTGGTCCTGTGATAGATGCAAATGAAATGTTTACTAGGTGGTTGGGCAAAAGCATTGAGCAGAGGACATCACATCAGACAAGTCTGCTGCCAATTGGCCGCATTGAGATAGGTTTATCCCGTCATCGTGCCCTGCTTTTCAAG ATCCTTGCTGATAGTGTTGGTATTCCATGCAAGCTGGTTAAAGGGAGTCATTACACTGGTGTTGAAGATGACGCTTTTAGCATCATAAAGATGGATAATGATAG ggAATATTTGGTTGATGTTATGGCTGCACCTGGCACTCTTATTCCAGCAGATGTCTTTAATTCAAAGGGCACTTCATTCAATTCCAATCAAACTGGTCAGAATCAGGTGACCGATTCAATAACTAACACAGACAATGAACCAGTTGCATTACAATTTGAGTCTAATCACAACCAGTTGCATACACCGAGCAATAACAATTGGATACCAGATAATCATTCAGGGCATGCAAAgacaactactccctctgttctgaATCCTTGTGCTGACACATTGTCAGTGACTGCTGGAGTTAGTAGTGTGCCCTGTGCATTGGTACCTCAGATGCAATCAGATCAACCATCAACTGCTGGTACGCTTTTAAAGCAGAAACAAGACTTGAAATTACTTCAAAACTCACAAGACAAGGAGGAGTGCAAAAGATTATTTTCAGATCTTAATCCTTTGAGGGATATTGGACCTGGGAAAAGTTCAGTGGCATTAAAGAGACCAGACAACAGAAACAATGAATTCCAAAGGCGTAGAGAGAACGTAGCTCCGGTCCCTGCAAGATCACAGCAGCCATTGGTGATAAAAAATTGGTCTGCTTTTAATGACATTTCCAACAACAAGCAGTATAACTTTGCTGAGGGGTCAGTTCCTCGCAGAAATGTTATCAACAATGTTGCATCATCATCTCAGCTGGCCTGGGCAGCTGCAAAGCATTACAATTCTAATGCTGTAGAACGCAACAATAGGTCATATGTGGCACCAGTTCGTAACTATGACAATGGAACAATTGGTACCTCAGCTACGACCGCAGCCTCTAACTCTGGAGAGCGCCTTGATAAGTCAAACATGGGAGTTGCTTCTGATTATGACATGATTGGTACCTCTTCTGCGAACACAGCTTGTACATATCAAATTGGGAAGGTTGCAGAAAAGGGCCCTTGTGATGATTTGGAAAAAGGTTCCATGTATTCTGTATTTGACACTCAACTTTCAGTCAGTGCACAAGGACTTGTTTTACAAGCAAATGAGAACAAGGAAAATTATGGCAAGCATGAGCACCAAAAGTTATATCCTGATCTAAGGAAGTCCCCTCCTGACAGATTCATGGGTGCACCAAAGCAGCACTCAGGGGCTATTTCTCCATCCCAAGTTGGTTCAAGCAGGGTTGACATAGTGCTGGAGGATGTATCTGAGTGTGAAATCCTCTGGGAAGATCTTGTAATTGGTGAAAGGATTGGGTTAG GTTCATATGGAGAAGTCTACCATGCTGATTGGAATGGAACT GAAGTAGCTGTAAAGAAATTCTTGGATCAGGATTTCTATGGTGATGCTCTGGATGAGTTCCGTTGCGAA GTGAGAATTATGCGTCGGCTTCGTCATCCAAATATTGTGCTCTTTATGGGTGCTGTAACACGGCCACCAAACTTATCTATTGTATCGGAATATCTTCCAAG GGGAAGCTTACATAAGATTATTCATCGTTGTGAAATTGATGAGAAGCGTAGGATTAAGATGGCCCTTGATGTG GCAAGAGGCATGAACTGCCTCCACACAAGTGTACCAACAATTGTTCACCGGGACCTAAAATCACCAAACTTACTGGTTGACGATAATTGGACTGTTAAG GTCTGTGATTTTGGACTTTCACGTTTAAAGCACAGTACATTTTTGTCTTCCAAATCCACTGCTGGAACT CCGGAGTGGATGGCACCAGAAGTACTGCGGAATGAACAATCTAACGAGAA GTGTGATGTTTACAGCTTTGGTGTCATCTTGTGGGAACTAGCAACGCTACGGACGCCATGGCAGGGAATGAACCCGATGCAAGTTGTGGGTGCAGTTGGCTTTCAGGACCGACGGCTTGATATTCCCAAGGAAGTTGATCCTCTAGTGGCAAAGATCATTCGGGACTGCTGGCAGAA GGACCCAAACTTGCGCCCTTCCTTTGGCCAATTGACGAGCTACTTGAAGActttgcaaaggctagtggttCCTTCTCATCAGGAGATACCGAACCCACATACTCAGCAACAAATATGGGTGAACCACACCCCTTGA